AAACCTAAGAAATAAACAGAAACTCAAACAAAAGTCAAGGATCCTGGCCAATTTCTAAGGTAAGCAAGCCATAGAGGAAGACAAACTTGGTAAATGAGATAGACAGGGAACAAGCAGAGCATGGATTGAGTTTACTAAAACACTAAACGACTTTTGTCTCTACCCATGCACTGCCTCTTCCCTggctctttctttctctctattttctttctctcctttaaATTTCCCAGCTTTCAATGGATTTTTATTACTACTGCTAACTGTTGTCGCAGCTGATGACAAGCTATAAAAGGGTTTGGTCTACCTTTGTGTCAGTCATGAAGTGGAGCTGAATGAAGCAATTGCGTCCATTTCTTGGCGTAAGAGAAGGGCATCAATGAACATGTCCAGGTTCTCTCCCTGCATCATATCTTCAATGGCATGGTGAGTGATTCCCACACGGTGATCCGTCACTCGCCCTTGTGGAAAATTGTATGTACGGATTCGTCCAGATCGATCTCCGCTGCCAATCTTTCAATGAGATTACGCATCGATCAGCTAGGCAAGAAAGTGATGTACGGATGACTgataacataataaatatattgtttatttcATATGTACCTGTTCCGACCGTAGCTTTGATCGACTGCTCTGTATTCTTAATCTTTCAATTTCATAGAGCCTTGCACAGAGCACTTTTAGTGCTTTGGCTCTGTTCTGttacaaagaaatgaaaatgttcaGTACCATGTATCAATTTGAGGGAGTGAAACTAGTGAGGGGTAGTGCGTAAGATGAATGTCCACTACCATATGTTGTGATCTTTCATCTTGGATTGAGACCATCATCCCCGTTGGAAGATGGATTATTCGGACTGCGCTGTTTGTTGTGTTGGCGTGTTGACCACCGCAGCCACCAGACCTGTAAGTATCAATCCTCAAATCTTCATTCCTTAGCTGAACATCTACCTGTAAGTAGCCATCAGTAAGACAGATGATGAAAGAGTATGTAAGTTTGTAACTCGTAATATTAATCGATAACTAAAAGAAAACTTAAGTTTGTAATATGGTGTCAAAACACAAATTGGAGGAACTTTGGTACCTCATCAGCCTGGGGAAGGATGGCAACCGATACAGCGCTGGTGTGAATTCGTCCAGATTTCTCTGTGATAGGAATACGCTGTGGAAAGAAGTTTCAAGTGTGAATAACTAGAGAACATTATGTGAATATGTAtgaagattcaaaaaaaatcagaatgtgAATCATAGATATAACATACCTGAACCCTGTGAATACCACTCTCGAACTTAAGTTTTCCGTAGACACTGGCTCCACATATTGCAGCACTGGCTTCCTAGCAATTACATTCAAGATCTTAGATGCACTAGAACAGAGCAATAGTGAAATACTAATAATcacagaagaacaaaaaaaaaacata
The Camelina sativa cultivar DH55 chromosome 6, Cs, whole genome shotgun sequence genome window above contains:
- the LOC104793683 gene encoding uncharacterized protein LOC104793683 isoform X2, giving the protein MLFFRSLSTRQPEYSPEEFSRANKELRKLRDSMELINYLRAKQKEIDGLRSLVSESSDDKDMLDMAVSELDEAMEEEKRLQTLLLKSLLPKDEADERDCILEVRAGTGGEEASLFAMDIFRMYERYSQKKGWKFDIVDITESDMRGYKEASAAICGASVYGKLKFESGIHRVQRIPITEKSGRIHTSAVSVAILPQADEVDVQLRNEDLRIDTYRSGGCGGQHANTTNSAVRIIHLPTGMMVSIQDERSQHMNRAKALKVLCARLYEIERLRIQSSRSKLRSEQIGSGDRSGRIRTYNFPQGRVTDHRVGITHHAIEDMMQGENLDMFIDALLLRQEMDAIASFSSTS